A stretch of the Zeugodacus cucurbitae isolate PBARC_wt_2022May chromosome 6, idZeuCucr1.2, whole genome shotgun sequence genome encodes the following:
- the LOC105211192 gene encoding general odorant-binding protein 56h — translation MKSFITIALLVVYSVVVLCHPNDPEMRKFIEDCNKEHNVSPKDFHDFMEGKLTTVPESLKCSSHCIMVKQGVMDESGNFKADVAKAKITEEKFAAAIDECKDLTGSTPCDTAMKITECMITHK, via the exons atgaAGTCGTTCATAACTATTGCGCTCTTGGTAGTCTACAGCGTTGTTGTGCTG TGCCATCCAAATGATCCGGAAATGCGGAAATTCATCGAGGACTGTAATAAGGAGCACAATGTTTCGCCAAAGGACTTTCACGACTTTATGGAGGGTAAATTGACTACCGTACCGGAGAGTTTGAAATGCAGCAGCCACTGCATTATGGTCAAGCAAGGTGTCATGGATGAGTCGGGCAACTTCAAAGCTGATGTTGCTAAAGCTAAAATCACAGAAGAGAAGTTCGCTGCTGCTATAGATGAATGCAAGGATTTGACTGGTTCAACGCCTTGTGATACCGCTATGAAGATCACGGAGTGCATGATAACGCACAAATAA